The Nycticebus coucang isolate mNycCou1 chromosome 8, mNycCou1.pri, whole genome shotgun sequence genome has a window encoding:
- the PCBP4 gene encoding poly(rC)-binding protein 4 isoform X1: protein MSGSDAGLEEEPELSITLTLRMLMHGKEVGSIIGKKGETVKRIREQSSARITISEGSCPERITTITGSTAAVFHAVSMIAFKLDEDLCAAPANGGNVSRPPVTLRLVIPASQCGSLIGKAGTKIKEIRETTGAQVQVAGDLLPNSTERAVTVSGVPDAIILCVRQICAVILESPPKGATIPYHPSLSLGTVLLSANQGFSVQGQYGAVTPAEVTKLQQLSGHAVPFASPSVVPGLDPGTQTSSQEFLVPNDLIGCVIGRQGSKISEIRQMSGAHIKIGNQAEGAGERHVTITGSPVSIALAQYLITACLETAKSTSGGTPGSAPADLPAPFSPPLTALPTAPPGLLGTPYAISLSNFIGLKPMPFLALPPASPGPPPGLAAYTAKMAAANGNKKAERQKFSPY, encoded by the exons ATGAGTGGCTCAGATGCGGGGCTGGAGGAGGAACCAGAGCTCAGCATCACTCTGACACTACGGATGCTGATGCATGGGAAG GAGGTGGGCAGCATAATTGGGAAG AAGGGTGAGACTGTAAAGCGAATCCGGGAACAG AGTAGTGCCCGGATCACCATCTCTGAGGGCTCCTGCCCCGAGCGTATCACCACCATCACTGGGTCTACAGCAGCTGTCTTCCATGCAGTCTCCATGATTGCTTTCAAACTGGATGAG GACCTTTGTGCTGCTCCTGCAAATGGTGGGAATGTCTCCAGGCCACCAGTGACCTTGCGCCTTGTCATCCCTGCTAGCCAGTGTGGCTCACTGATTGGGAAGGCTGGCACCAAGATCAAGGAGATCCGAGAG actacaggtgcccaggtACAAGTGGCAGGGGACCTGCTCCCTAACTCCACAGAACGTGCTGTTACAGTGTCTGGGGTGCCTGATGCCATCATCCTGTGTGTGCGCCAGATCTGTGCTGTTATCCTGGAG TCCCCACCCAAAGGAGCCACTATCCCATACCATCCCAGCCTTTCCCTAGGTACAGTCCTTCTCTCTGCCAACCAG GGCTTCTCTGTACAGGGTCAGTATGGGGCTGTGACCCCGGCTGAG GTCACCAAGCTCCAGCAGCTCTCAGGCCATGCGGTTCCTTTTGCCTCTCCCAGTGTGGTGCCAG GACTGGATCCTGGAACACAGACCAGCTCACAGGAGTTCTTGGTTCCCAATGAT CTGATTGGCTGTGTGATTGGGCGCCAAGGCAGTAAGATCAGTGAGATCCGGCAGATGTCAGGGGCACATATCAAGATTGGGAACCAAGCGGAGGGTGCTGGTGAGCGGCACGTGACCATCACTGGTTCTCCAGTCTCCATTGCCCTGGCCCAGTACCTCATCACTGCCTG TCTAGAGACGGCCAAGTCTACCTCTGGGGGGACGCCTGGTTCGGCCCCCGCAGACCTGCCCGCCCCCTTCTCGCCGCCCCTGACAGCCCTGCCCACAGCTCCCCCAGGTCTGCTGGGCACACCCTATGCCATCTCCCTCTCCAACTTCATCGGCCTCAAGCCCATGCCCTTCTTGGCTCTACCACCTGCCTCCCCAGGGCCACCTCCGGGCTTGGCAGCCTACACTGCCAAGATGGCAGCGGCCAATGGGAACAAGAAGGCTGAGCGGCAGAAATTCTCCCCCTACTGA
- the GPR62 gene encoding G-protein coupled receptor 62, translating into MANTTELNASEVAGSVGLILAAVVEVGALLGNGALLVVVLRTPGLRDAFYLVHLCVVDLLAAASIMPLGLLAAPPPGLGRVRLGPAPCGAARFLSAALLPACTLGVAALGLARYRLIVHPLRPVSRPPPVLVLTAVWATAGLLGALSLLGPPPAPPPEPARCSVLAGGLGPFRPLWALLAFALPALLLLGAYGSIFVVARRAALRPPRPAGGARLRSDSLDSRLSILPPLPPRLPGGKAALAPVLAVGQFAACWLPYGCACLAPAARAAKAEAAVTWVAYSAFAAHPLLYGLLQRPVRLTLGRLTRRAMSRSPWACTTQAWHPRALLHCLQGPPDGPALGPSGAPEQAPRVGSRAEPKYAQGHLTATLFPS; encoded by the coding sequence ATGGCCAACACCACCGAGCTGAACGCCTCAGAAGTCGCAGGCTCGGTCGGATTGATCCTGGCGGCCGTCGTGGAAGTGGGGGCACTGCTGGGCAACGGCGCACTGCTGGTTGTGGTGCTGCGTACACCAGGACTGCGCGACGCGTTCTACCTGGTGCACTTGTGCGTGGTGGACCTGCTAGCGGCCGCCTCCATCATGCCCCTGGGCCTGCTGGCCGCGCCACCGCCCGGGCTGGGCCGCGTGCGGCTGGGCCCCGCGCCGTGCGGAGCTGCGCGCTTCCTCTCCGCTGCGCTGCTACCCGCCTGCACGCTCGGCGTGGCCGCACTTGGCCTAGCTCGCTACCGCCTCATAGTGCACCCGCTGCGGCCAGTTTCGCGGCCGCCGCCTGTGCTGGTGCTCACCGCTGTGTGGGCCACCGCCGGGTTGCTGGGCGCCCTCTCCTTGCTCGGGCCGCCGCCCGCACCGCCCCCTGAGCCGGCTCGCTGCTCAGTCCTGGCCGGGGGTCTTGGGCCCTTCCGACCGCTGTGGGCACTGCTGGCCTTCGCGCTGCCCGCGCTCCTACTTCTCGGTGCTTATGGCAGCATCTTCGTTGTGGCGCGCCGCGCTGCCCTCCGCCCCCCGCGGCCAGCCGGCGGGGCCCGTCTACGCTCCGACTCCCTGGATAGCCGCCTCTCCATCTTGCCGCCCCTCCCGCCTCGCTTGCCCGGGGGCAAAGCGGCCCTGGCCCCAGTGCTGGCGGTGGGCCAATTTGCAGCCTGCTGGCTGCCCTATGGCTGCGCGTGCCTGGCGCCGGCAGCGCGGGCCGCAAAGGCAGAGgcagctgtcacctgggtagccTACTCGGCCTTCGCGGCTCACCCCCTCCTGTATGGCCTGCTGCAACGCCCGGTGCGCTTGACTTTGGGCCGCCTCACCCGCCGCGCAATGTCTAGGTCTCCGTGGGCTTGTACTACACAGGCCTGGCACCCGCGGGCACTCTTGCATTGCCTCCAGGGACCCCCAGACGGCCCTGCCTTAGGCCCTTCTGGGGCACCAGAACAGGCCCCCCGAGTTGGCAGTAGGGCAGAGCCTAAATATGCCCAGGGCCACCTGACAGCCACCCTTTTTCCTTCGTGA
- the PCBP4 gene encoding poly(rC)-binding protein 4 isoform X2 — translation MSGSDAGLEEEPELSITLTLRMLMHGKEVGSIIGKKGETVKRIREQSSARITISEGSCPERITTITGSTAAVFHAVSMIAFKLDEDLCAAPANGGNVSRPPVTLRLVIPASQCGSLIGKAGTKIKEIRETTGAQVQVAGDLLPNSTERAVTVSGVPDAIILCVRQICAVILESPPKGATIPYHPSLSLGTVLLSANQGFSVQGQYGAVTPAEVTKLQQLSGHAVPFASPSVVPGLDPGTQTSSQEFLVPNDLIGCVIGRQGSKISEIRQMSGAHIKIGNQAEGAGERHVTITGSPVSIALAQYLITAWATSGLGSLHCQDGSGQWEQEG, via the exons ATGAGTGGCTCAGATGCGGGGCTGGAGGAGGAACCAGAGCTCAGCATCACTCTGACACTACGGATGCTGATGCATGGGAAG GAGGTGGGCAGCATAATTGGGAAG AAGGGTGAGACTGTAAAGCGAATCCGGGAACAG AGTAGTGCCCGGATCACCATCTCTGAGGGCTCCTGCCCCGAGCGTATCACCACCATCACTGGGTCTACAGCAGCTGTCTTCCATGCAGTCTCCATGATTGCTTTCAAACTGGATGAG GACCTTTGTGCTGCTCCTGCAAATGGTGGGAATGTCTCCAGGCCACCAGTGACCTTGCGCCTTGTCATCCCTGCTAGCCAGTGTGGCTCACTGATTGGGAAGGCTGGCACCAAGATCAAGGAGATCCGAGAG actacaggtgcccaggtACAAGTGGCAGGGGACCTGCTCCCTAACTCCACAGAACGTGCTGTTACAGTGTCTGGGGTGCCTGATGCCATCATCCTGTGTGTGCGCCAGATCTGTGCTGTTATCCTGGAG TCCCCACCCAAAGGAGCCACTATCCCATACCATCCCAGCCTTTCCCTAGGTACAGTCCTTCTCTCTGCCAACCAG GGCTTCTCTGTACAGGGTCAGTATGGGGCTGTGACCCCGGCTGAG GTCACCAAGCTCCAGCAGCTCTCAGGCCATGCGGTTCCTTTTGCCTCTCCCAGTGTGGTGCCAG GACTGGATCCTGGAACACAGACCAGCTCACAGGAGTTCTTGGTTCCCAATGAT CTGATTGGCTGTGTGATTGGGCGCCAAGGCAGTAAGATCAGTGAGATCCGGCAGATGTCAGGGGCACATATCAAGATTGGGAACCAAGCGGAGGGTGCTGGTGAGCGGCACGTGACCATCACTGGTTCTCCAGTCTCCATTGCCCTGGCCCAGTACCTCATCACTGCCTG GGCCACCTCCGGGCTTGGCAGCCTACACTGCCAAGATGGCAGCGGCCAATGGGAACAAGAAGGCTGA